One window from the genome of Sesamum indicum cultivar Zhongzhi No. 13 linkage group LG15, S_indicum_v1.0, whole genome shotgun sequence encodes:
- the LOC105177622 gene encoding heat shock factor protein HSF24: MGQRSVPAPFLTKTYHLVDDPKTDDVISWNEAGTTFVVWKTAEFAKDLLPNYFKHNNFSSFVRQLNTYGFRKTVPDKWEFANENFKRGEKELLAQIRRRKTASTQNPGSGKPGAADNLASPASSGEDLGSSSTSSPDSKNPGSLETHVSAQLADLSGENEKLRKDNQMLSSELAQTRKQCDELIAFLTQRVKVAPEQISHIMNLQVGGGNSDCDDHETENCMKLFGVMVKKKRGCSENTDFSGPNRKETKTSMEVSVPWLKISEESSKVCN; the protein is encoded by the exons ATGGGGCAAAGGTCTGTTCCGGCGCCGTTTTTGACGAAGACGTACCATTTGGTGGATGATCCGAAGACGGACGACGTGATCTCGTGGAACGAGGCTGGTACGACGTTTGTGGTGTGGAAAACAGCGGAATTCGCTAAGGATTTGCTGCCTAATTACTTCAAGCACAACAATTTCTCCAGCTTCGTTCGTCAGCTCAATACCTAT GGTTTTCGGAAAACTGTTCCGGACAAATGGGAATTCGCCAATGAAAACTTCAAGCGTGGAGAAAAAGAGCTGCTCGCGCAAATTCGCCGCCGGAAAACCGCATCTACGCAGAACCCAGGCAGCGGGAAGCCTGGAGCCGCCGACAATCTTGCTTCACCGGCGAGCTCCGGTGAGGACTTGGGGTCAAGCTCCACGTCGTCTCCTGATTCCAAGAACCCTGGATCTCTGGAGACGCACGTGTCGGCTCAGCTCGCTGATTTGTCCGGCGAGAACGAGAAGCTGAGGAAAGATAACCAAATGCTGAGCTCGGAGCTTGCACAAACCAGGAAGCAATGCGATGAGTTGATAGCTTTCCTGACTCAGCGTGTGAAGGTGGCTCCTGAGCAGATCAGCCACATTATGAATCTGCAGGTGGGTGGCGGAAATTCTGATTGTGATGATCACGAAACTGAGAATTGTATGAAATTGTTCGGGGTGATGGTGAAAAAGAAGAGGGGTTGTAGTGAGAATACGGATTTTTCAGGGCCAAAtaggaaagaaacaaaaacaagtaTGGAGGTTAGTGTTCCATGGTTGAAGATCTCGGAGGAGAGCAGCAAGGTATGTAACTGA
- the LOC105177623 gene encoding red chlorophyll catabolite reductase, chloroplastic, which translates to MAMISGGFSYSALRLRLPSCSIPSSRLPVSRTRSSGSSASMDSGDELRQKYMEFPYVSGPHRDLMVELLSSVETRLGSSLQPCTLPPHVRHFGNPAGTAYACIQLRHGLPSSQIDFILGGWIHSKLPSGGALNITSLSGYLNSSTDAPNFRLELIQSIPTSLILVLDLTPRKDLILHPHHLKTYYEDTLLDRYRQRLHMLPEVSPYISPSLYVRAAVSPTAILVSIDVGAGETTNIEEIIRDHVGPVAKELLQFWIESCACTERRVGEPETAYLAERDRIIKNKTIELDLGSSFPRLFGQDVADRVLTVLKEHYNK; encoded by the exons ATGGCAATGATTTCTGGCGGTTTCTCATACTCCGCGTTGCGTCTCCGACTGCCTTCTTGTTCCATTCCAAGTTCTCGCCTTCCAGTATCAAGAACCCGATCTTCAGGCTCGTCAGCATCCATGGACTCCGGCGATGAGCTGAGACAGAAATACATGGAGTTTCCTTATGTCTCCGGCCCGCACAGAGACCTGATGGTGGAGCTGCTATCTTCTGTGGAAACCAGGCTTGGATCCTCGCTGCAACCTTGTACTCTTCCACCCCATGTACGACATTTTGGGAATCCTGCTGGCACCGCTTATGCTTGTATCCAGCTCAGACACGGGCTGCCTTCTTCTCAG ATTGATTTCATATTGGGAGGTTGGATTCACAGCAAGTTGCCATCTGGCGGAGCCTTGAACATAACGAGCCTCTCAGGCTATCTGAATTCCTCGACTGATGCCCCAAACTTCCGCCTGGAGCTCATCCAGAGCATCCCAACTTCGCTCATCCTAGTTCTTGATTTGACTCCACGAAAAGACCTCATCTTGCACCCCCATCACCTCAAAACCTATTATGAAGATACTCTATTGGACAGATACAGGCAACGCCTCCATATGCTGCCAGAGGTGAGTCCTTACATCTCACCGTCTCTGTATGTACGAGCTGCTGTTTCTCCGACAGCAATTCTAGTCAGCATAGACGTTGGAGCCGGTGAAACAACAAATATTGAAGAGATCATCCGGGACCATGTTGGTCCCGTCGCCAAGGAGTTGCTCCAATTTTGGATTGAGTCATGCGCCTGTACTGAGAGACGTGTTGGGGAGCCCGAGACGGCGTATTTAGCTGAAAGGGATCgaataataaagaataaaactaTCGAGCTGGATCTTGGCTCAAGTTTCCCAAGGTTGTTCGGACAAGATGTAGCTGATAGAGTATTAACTGTCCTAAAAGAACATTACAACAAGTAG
- the LOC105177624 gene encoding red chlorophyll catabolite reductase-like: MAVISGCFSYSAFHFPLPSCSTPSSRLSVSRIRLSASMNSSDELRAKLMEFPHVSAPHRDLMVELLSSVETRLGSSLQPCILPPDVQRFENPAGTASASLQLRPGLPSSQIDLILGGWIHCKLPSGGALNITSLSGYLKASTDAPHFLLDLIQGSPTSLVLILDLSPRKDLILHPNHLKTYYEDTQLDRHRQRLHTLPEVRPYFSPSLGVRALLSPTAIIVTIDVGTSETTNIEEIIRDHVGPVAKELLQFWIESCACPERHVEESEMAYLAERDRIIKNTAIEVDLGSSFPRLFGQDVADRVLTFLKEYYNK; the protein is encoded by the exons ATGGCTGTAATTTCTGGGTGTTTCTCATACTCCGCTTTCCATTTCCCACTGCCTTCTTGTTCCACTCCAAGTTCTCGCCTTTCAGTGTCAAGAATCCGATTGTCAGCTTCCATGAATTCCAGCGATGAGCTTAGAGCCAAATTGATGGAGTTTCCGCATGTCTCTGCCCCGCACAGAGACCTAATGGTGGAGCTGCTATCCTCTGTGGAAACCCGCCTTGGCTCCTCGCTGCAACCTTGTATTCTCCCACCCGATGTACAACGCTTTGAGAATCCTGCTGGCACCGCCTCTGCTTCTCTCCAGCTCAGACCCGGCCTGCCTTCTTCTCAG ATTGATCTCATATTGGGAGGTTGGATTCACTGCAAGTTGCCGTCTGGAGGAGCCTTGAACATAACGAGCCTCTCTGGCTATTTGAAAGCCTCGACTGATGCGCCGCACTTCCTGCTGGATCTCATCCAGGGCAGCCCGACTTCGCTTGTCCTAATTCTTGATTTGAGTCCAAGAAAAGACCTCATCTTGCACCCCAATCACCTCAAGACCTACTATGAAGATACACAATTGGACAGACACAGGCAACGCCTTCATACGCTGCCGGAGGTGAGACCTTATTTCTCACCGTCTCTTGGTGTACGAGCTCTTCTTTCTCCGACAGCAATAATAGTCACCATAGATGTTGGAACCAGTGAGACAACAAATATTGAAGAGATCATTCGGGACCATGTTGGTCCAGTTGCAAAGGAGTTACTGCAATTTTGGATCGAATCATGCGCCTGTCCTGAGAGACATGTTGAGGAGTCTGAAATGGCTTATTTAGCTGAAAGGGATcgaataattaagaatacagCTATCGAGGTGGATCTTGGTTCGAGTTTCCCAAGGTTGTTCGGGCAAGATGTAGCTGATAGAGTATTAACTTTCCTAAAAGAATattacaacaaataa
- the LOC105177627 gene encoding pentatricopeptide repeat-containing protein At2g39620-like, with product MACLLSRASLRRPFMPYFCSHLSTSNHSLHTNPDFTNYYLSVLPFCRKSRDLEALKSLLIVRGLISHQPLVKHFIDQCCHLGFPNLALSAFKTIEKPSLYLQNLVLRSLSYDGLFEDVMYFYQTCRDSGFSSDNYTYPFVIKACAALCDVWFGRMMHCVVLKSGFGENLVVQTALLDFYSKVGEMGNARKLVDEISQPDVVAWNALISGYSVNRFDFEVLQVLQDMHTMSVKPNSSTFASVFPVCSRVGVDDVGTSVHGLAYKLGYTEEESLVPALISMYANSGNLLAARHIFDTSTRNNIAIWNAITSAYTRNHRPEDAVPVLQAMLRNDIKPNMVTFVSLLPSSENLGCIYVESFHAYLVKFGFEEELSVVTALLSVYAKLGNMDSAEFLFHNIRVRNLLFWNSTVSAYAGHGLCEQSLEAFCLMQKDGFVPDAISIVSLLSSCSEMSATLLGKSAHAFSIKKGIDLNLNASNALLAFYCDSKKLVYSFRIFERMVEKNVVSWNTMISGCVDNGESERAIFLFHQMRQGGVNFDLVTLITILPSCRECQNPLLGLAIHSYALKTALTTDISLVNALVSMYINCEELDAARLLFDDMPDKTVVSWNAVLTGYRCHNLHKETIELFNQMIEEGQTPNYVTLLNVLPACHTLPQGKSIHGYIIRRMIPLETPLLTSLMIMYARLENLPSWLKLFHIGDKTSISLWNTVISANLLSKDGSMAFSFFRELLRNKIEPDDVTVLNLISACVHLKNLHISNSVLGYLVRKGFDKHVAISNALIDMYAKCGNISCARMLFEAMAQKDTISWSIIINGYRLHGDVEAALALYTRMKLLGLKPDKATYLSVLSACSHGGFVEQSRKIFDSMIHEDGVYPGLEHYACMVDLVGRTGRLNEAYELVKNLPHKPSSNILGSLLGACLSHGNYQLGEEIGKWVDANNVRLAMEQKQFSKSPGVSILDGI from the exons ATGGCGTGCTTACTGTCTCGTGCTTCTCTACGACGTCCATTTATGCCATATTTTTGCTCGCATCTCTCAACATCCAATCACTCGCTTCATACGAATCCCGATTTCACCAACTATTATCTTTCTGTGTTACCATTCTGCCGGAAGAGCCGAGACTTGGAGGCCTTAAAATCTCTTCTAATAGTACGTGGATTGATCAGCCACCAGCCTTTAGTTAAACACTTCATTGATCAGTGCTGCCATCTGGGTTTTCCGAATCTAGCTCTTTCAGCGTTCAAAACAATCGAAAAACCGAGTCTTTACTTGCAGAATTTAGTTCTCAGGAGCTTATCTTATGATGGGTTGTTTGAAGATGTGATGTACTTTTATCAAACATGTCGAGACTCTGGATTTTCGTCtgataattacacttaccctTTTGTGATCAAGGCGTGTGCAGCTTTATGTGATGTCTGGTTCGGTAGAATGATGCATTGTGTTGTTTTGAAGAGTGGGTTTGGAGAGAATCTGGTTGTGCAAACTGCGCTTCTAGATTTCTATTCCAAAGTCGGTGAAATGGGAAATGCACGTAAGTTGGTTGATGAAATTTCTCAACCAGATGTGGTTGCTTGGAATGCTTTGATTTCTGGATATTCTGTTAATAGGTTTGATTTTGAGGTTCTTCAGGTTCTTCAAGACATGCACACCATGTCTGTGAAGCCTAATTCCAGCACGTTTGCAAGTGTGTTTCCTGTGTGCTCCCGTGTTGGAGTTGATGACGTTGGTACTTCTGTTCATGGATTGGCTTATAAACTTGGATATACGGAGGAGGAATCTCTAGTGCCGGCTTTAATTTCAATGTATGCTAATAGTGGGAACTTGTTGGCTGCTAGACACATTTTTGATACTTCAACGAGAAACAATATTGCCATATGGAATGCAATAACTTCTGCTTACACACGGAACCATAGACCGGAAGACGCTGTTCCAGTGCTTCAAGCAATGCTACGAAATGATATAAAGCCGAATATGGTAACTTTTGTGTCTCTGCTTCCCTCTTCTGAAAATCTTGGCTGCATTTATGTTGAGTCCTTCCATGCATATTTAGTGAAATTTGGATTTGAGGAAGAGCTCTCTGTTGTCACAGCTCTTCTCTCAGTGTATGCTAAACTAGGGAATATGGATTCAGCTGAGTTCCTTTTCCATAATATACGTGTAAGGAACCTCCTGTTTTGGAATTCAACGGTGTCAGCATATGCTGGCCATGGCCTCTGTGAGCAGAGTCTTGAAGCATTCTGTCTCATGCAGAAGGATGGTTTTGTTCCAGATGCAATCTCGATTGTCAGTCTTCTTTCTTCATGCTCTGAAATGAGTGCCACTTTGCTCGGAAAGTCTGCACATGCTTTTAGTATCAAAAAGGGTATTGATTTAAACCTCAATGCATCCAATGCACTGTTGGCATTTTATTGTGATAGCAAAAAATTGGTCTATTCTTTCAGGATTTTTGAAAGAATGGTTGAAAAAAATGTTGTTTCATGGAACACAATGATTTCTGGGTGTGTAGATAATGGAGAATCAGAGAGAGCAATATTCCTATTCCATCAGATGAGGCAAGGAGGAGTAAACTTTGATTTGGTGACATTGATAACTATCCTTCCCTCTTGCCGTGAGTGTCAAAATCCGTTGCTTGGTTTAGCAATTCATAGCTATGCTCTCAAGACTGCTTTGACAACTGATATTTCCTTAGTTAACGCCCTTGTTAGCATGTACATCAATTGTGAAGAGCTTGATGCAGCAAGGTTACTCTTTGACGATATGCCAGATAAAACTGTGGTTTCATGGAATGCTGTTCTAACCGGCTACCGTTGTCATAACTTACACAAGGAGACCATCGAATTGTTTAATCAAATGATAGAGGAGGGTCAAACACCAAACTATGTAACTTTGCTTAATGTGTTGCCTGCATGCCACACCCTTCCTCAAGGTAAATCCATTCATGGTTATATCATTAGGAGGATGATTCCACTAGAAACTCCTCTTCTCACATCTCTGATGATCATGTACGCCAGATTGGAAAACTTACCATCATGGTTGAAGCTGTTCCATATTGGAGATAAGACAAGTATTTCTCTGTGGAACACTGTTATATCTGCAAATCTACTTTCAAAAGATGGTTCTATGGCATTTTCCTTCTTCCGTGAGCTGCTGCGGAACAAAATCGAGCCTGATGATGTTACAGTTCTGAACCTCATTTCAGCTTGTGTCCACCTCAAGAACTTGCACATTTCAAACTCTGTCTTGGGTTATCTGGTAAGAAAAGGATTCGACAAACACGTGGCAATTAGTAATGCCTTGATCGATATGTATGCAAAATGTGGGAACATCTCTTGTGCAAGGATGCTCTTTGAGGCAATGGCACAAAAGGACACCATTTCTtggagtataattataaatggtTACAGGTTGCATGGTGACGTTGAAGCCGCTCTTGCTCTTTACACACGGATGAAACTTCTTGGTTTGAAACCTGACAAAGCTACCTACCTGAGTGTATTATCAGCTTGCAGCCATGGGGGTTTTGTCGAACAGAGCAGGAAAATTTTCGACTCTATGATACACGAAGATGGTGTGTACCCAGGGCTGGAGCATTATGCATGCATGGTCGATCTTGTTGGTAGAACAGGCCGCTTGAATGAGGCATATGAACTTGtcaaaaatttaccacataaaccTTCCTCAAACATCCTTGGATCACTATTAGGTGCTTGTCTAAGTCATGGAAATTACCAGCTTGGAGAGGAAATAG GAAAGTGGGTAGATGCCAACAATGTGAGGCTGGCGATGGAACAGAAGCAATTCAGTAAATCTCCAGGCGTCAGCATTCTTGATGGAATATAA